A stretch of the Rhodothermus profundi genome encodes the following:
- a CDS encoding FliI/YscN family ATPase, translating into MPASPADSFVAHCLQQVRQHPPRPLHFGKVQSVVGLLIEASELPAAVGELCYIHEGQQPDARRFKAEVVGLRGHTTILMPLEETRGLRAGYLVEPSALPLTIRVGEAMLGRVVDANGRPIDGKGPLTVTDEQPVRNDPPPPLTRRMIDTPLFTGIRAIDAFLTLGRGQRIGIFAGSGVGKSTLLGMIARRARADVNVIALIGERGREVQEFIADNLGPEGLKRSVVVAVTGDQAAMSRVKGASVAMAIAEYFRDRGLDVLLMMDSITRVAMAQREIGLAVGEPPTTRGYTPSVFAMLPRLLERAGPGERGTITGIFTVLVDADDMNDPIGDAVRGILDGHIVLSRRLAHANHFPAIDVLQSVSRVMPRVTTPEHRALVEEARRLLATYQEAEDLIRVGAYETGTRPEIDRAILAHEALMAFLRQGVDEVAENPVEQLATILRNLPSPDRSS; encoded by the coding sequence ATGCCGGCATCCCCTGCCGACTCGTTCGTCGCCCACTGTCTGCAACAGGTGCGTCAGCACCCGCCTCGTCCGCTCCACTTCGGCAAGGTGCAGAGCGTAGTGGGGCTGCTGATCGAAGCCTCTGAGCTGCCGGCGGCCGTCGGGGAACTCTGTTACATTCATGAAGGGCAGCAACCCGACGCGCGACGCTTTAAGGCCGAAGTTGTAGGACTGCGCGGCCATACAACCATTCTGATGCCGCTTGAAGAGACGCGGGGACTGCGCGCTGGCTATCTGGTAGAACCCTCCGCCCTGCCCCTGACCATCCGTGTCGGCGAAGCCATGCTGGGCCGCGTGGTAGATGCCAACGGTCGTCCTATCGATGGGAAAGGCCCACTTACGGTTACCGACGAACAACCCGTTCGCAACGATCCTCCCCCTCCGCTGACGCGGCGCATGATCGATACGCCGCTGTTTACCGGTATCCGTGCCATCGACGCCTTTCTAACGCTGGGACGCGGGCAACGCATCGGCATTTTTGCCGGCTCAGGGGTTGGCAAAAGTACGCTGCTGGGCATGATCGCCCGGCGCGCCCGGGCCGACGTCAACGTTATTGCCCTTATCGGAGAGCGCGGCCGCGAAGTGCAGGAATTCATTGCCGACAACCTGGGCCCTGAAGGACTCAAACGCTCCGTCGTGGTAGCTGTCACCGGCGACCAGGCAGCCATGAGCCGGGTCAAAGGCGCCAGCGTAGCCATGGCGATCGCCGAGTACTTCCGCGACCGCGGCCTTGATGTCCTCCTCATGATGGACTCTATCACACGGGTTGCGATGGCACAGCGCGAAATTGGGCTGGCCGTCGGCGAACCTCCCACCACCCGGGGCTATACGCCCAGCGTCTTTGCCATGCTACCCCGGCTGCTGGAGCGAGCCGGTCCTGGTGAGCGCGGCACCATCACAGGAATCTTTACCGTGCTGGTTGATGCCGACGACATGAACGATCCAATTGGCGATGCCGTCCGCGGCATCCTTGACGGCCATATTGTGCTTTCCCGGCGTCTTGCCCATGCCAACCACTTTCCGGCAATCGACGTGTTGCAGAGCGTCAGCCGCGTTATGCCACGCGTTACGACGCCCGAACACCGCGCCCTGGTCGAAGAAGCCCGCCGCCTGCTGGCTACCTATCAAGAAGCCGAAGACCTGATCCGCGTAGGCGCTTACGAGACGGGTACGCGTCCCGAAATCGACCGCGCTATCCTGGCCCACGAAGCGCTCATGGCCTTCCTGAGGCAGGGCGTCGATGAAGTGGCCGAAAACCCTGTGGAGCAACTGGCCACTATCCTACGCAACCTGCCTTCCCCTGACCGCTCTTCATGA
- a CDS encoding FliH/SctL family protein, which yields MRRRILSLADFLTQQSGPPPAPAMPEEPERRPPPRLQRSQVQPSTSDETEAAAFRYRGLLRRAQALQAQPIELSQEIWTQADDVWRLDPEPSDSSDEPETPSVDEAALRAAIEAEWQERLAEAIRQARAEGEAAGRAAAEAEWAPRLQALQEQLARELERLRQAWADYTRQLEPMLVELAIEVAEALLDAPLPESLKGVSARMLTEAVEQLARSAPLEISLHPVDFLRLQEQGIVAQLENRHPDLHWDLNPGLHEGDWIVQTPTAMQRRIRQEMLQRLRQRLGITPSPETSNPEASHTTDAAPPSDHA from the coding sequence ATGAGACGCCGCATTCTATCCCTGGCTGATTTCTTAACGCAGCAATCCGGCCCTCCCCCGGCACCAGCTATGCCGGAGGAACCAGAACGGCGACCTCCTCCCCGCCTCCAACGAAGCCAGGTGCAACCTTCGACGTCCGACGAAACCGAAGCAGCAGCATTTCGCTATCGCGGATTACTGCGGCGAGCCCAGGCGCTTCAGGCGCAGCCTATTGAACTCTCTCAGGAAATCTGGACGCAAGCGGATGACGTGTGGCGCCTGGATCCCGAGCCTTCAGATTCTTCTGACGAGCCCGAGACTCCTTCTGTGGATGAGGCGGCCCTGCGGGCTGCCATCGAAGCGGAATGGCAGGAGCGCCTCGCCGAAGCCATCCGCCAGGCCCGCGCCGAAGGCGAAGCAGCCGGCCGCGCTGCTGCCGAAGCAGAATGGGCGCCCCGCCTGCAGGCCCTCCAGGAACAGCTTGCGCGCGAGCTAGAACGACTCCGCCAGGCCTGGGCCGACTACACCCGCCAGCTAGAACCTATGCTCGTTGAACTGGCCATCGAAGTAGCCGAAGCCCTTCTGGACGCACCCCTACCGGAAAGTCTCAAAGGTGTTTCCGCGCGCATGCTGACAGAAGCCGTTGAACAACTGGCCCGGTCCGCTCCGCTGGAAATTTCCCTGCATCCGGTCGATTTCTTGCGCCTGCAAGAGCAAGGGATCGTCGCCCAGTTAGAAAACCGCCATCCCGACCTGCACTGGGACCTTAACCCCGGCCTGCACGAAGGCGACTGGATCGTTCAGACTCCCACTGCCATGCAACGCCGGATCCGCCAGGAAATGCTGCAACGGTTACGGCAACGGCTCGGGATTACGCCATCGCCCGAGACGTCCAATCCTGAGGCGTCCCATACCACCGATGCCGCACCGCCTTCGGACCATGCCTAA